One window from the genome of Streptomyces sp. NBC_00708 encodes:
- a CDS encoding acyl-CoA dehydrogenase family protein — protein sequence MATENTSAAAGGYVQPEVDVRALTEVLDGEYAGIRELVRTNLVAYASVLEEAEELGIDAFRERVREIVVEMAATGQTGMGFPQEYGGGGDVGASIAAFETLAFGDLSVLVKVGVQFGLFGGAILHLGTERHHEAYLPDLITGRLMGCFAMTETGHGSDVQSLGTVATYDPGAREFVLTTPGDEACKDYIGNAARHAELAVVFAQLEVAGKAQGVHAFVVRVRQDGRVVPGVRIEDDGRKMGLNGVDNGRIRFEGVRVPREALLNRFADVTAEGDYESPIENPGRRFFTMLGTLVQGRVSVAGAGVGAAKVALAIAVKYAVRRRQFAAAPGSDEQLLLDYGLHRRRLLPLLARTYALHFAQDVVRTQLHDVFSGIEDDEQARRLLESRAAGTKALATWHATRVVQECREACGGAGYLSVNRFAALKADSDIFTTFEGDNHVLLQLVAKGLLTHYASEFEDLDQLGTVRHVAGLAVETVMEKTSVHKMLERVRDLLPGGDEWDREAGLLDSEYQLAMVRFREEHMLAGVARRLKRGIDEHRDPGAVFSYVQDHVIALARAHVERLVLEAFVEKVRALPESGNKRALGLLCDLFALSTIEADRAWFMEHGRLTVQRSKAISREVNDLCRKVRPLAADLVDAWGIPDEMLRAPDLVG from the coding sequence CGGACCAATCTGGTGGCGTACGCCTCCGTCCTGGAGGAGGCCGAGGAGCTCGGCATCGACGCGTTCCGCGAACGGGTGCGGGAGATCGTGGTCGAGATGGCCGCGACCGGCCAGACCGGGATGGGGTTTCCGCAGGAGTACGGCGGGGGCGGCGACGTCGGGGCGTCCATCGCGGCGTTCGAGACGCTGGCCTTCGGTGACCTGTCGGTGCTGGTGAAGGTGGGGGTGCAGTTCGGGCTCTTCGGCGGCGCGATCCTCCATCTGGGCACCGAGCGCCACCACGAGGCATACCTGCCGGACCTGATCACCGGGCGCCTGATGGGCTGCTTCGCGATGACCGAGACGGGACACGGCTCCGACGTGCAGTCGCTCGGCACGGTCGCGACGTACGACCCCGGCGCACGGGAGTTCGTCCTCACCACCCCCGGCGACGAGGCGTGCAAGGACTACATCGGCAACGCCGCCCGCCACGCGGAGCTGGCGGTGGTCTTCGCCCAGCTGGAGGTGGCCGGGAAGGCGCAGGGGGTGCACGCCTTCGTCGTGCGGGTCCGGCAGGACGGCCGGGTGGTGCCCGGCGTCCGGATCGAGGACGACGGACGCAAGATGGGCCTCAACGGCGTGGACAACGGCCGCATCCGCTTCGAGGGCGTACGCGTGCCGCGCGAGGCGCTGCTCAACCGGTTCGCCGACGTCACCGCCGAGGGCGACTACGAGAGCCCCATCGAGAACCCCGGACGGCGGTTCTTCACCATGCTCGGCACCCTCGTCCAGGGCCGTGTCAGCGTCGCCGGCGCCGGGGTCGGCGCGGCCAAGGTGGCCCTCGCGATCGCCGTCAAGTACGCCGTGCGGCGGCGGCAGTTCGCGGCGGCCCCGGGCTCGGACGAGCAGCTGCTCCTCGACTACGGACTGCACCGGCGCCGGCTGCTGCCGCTCCTGGCCCGCACGTACGCGCTGCACTTCGCGCAGGACGTCGTCCGCACACAGCTGCACGACGTCTTCTCCGGCATCGAGGACGACGAACAGGCGCGGCGCCTGCTGGAGTCACGGGCCGCCGGCACCAAGGCGCTCGCCACCTGGCACGCCACCCGGGTCGTCCAGGAGTGCCGCGAGGCGTGCGGCGGCGCCGGCTACCTCAGCGTCAACCGGTTCGCCGCGCTCAAGGCCGACAGCGACATCTTCACCACGTTCGAGGGCGACAACCACGTCCTGCTGCAACTCGTCGCCAAGGGGCTGCTCACCCATTACGCGAGCGAGTTCGAGGACCTCGACCAGCTCGGCACGGTCCGGCATGTCGCCGGTCTCGCCGTCGAGACGGTCATGGAGAAGACCTCGGTCCACAAGATGCTGGAGCGGGTACGGGACCTGCTGCCGGGCGGCGACGAGTGGGACCGCGAGGCCGGGCTGCTCGACTCGGAGTACCAGCTCGCCATGGTCCGCTTCCGCGAGGAGCACATGCTCGCCGGGGTGGCCCGCAGGCTCAAGCGAGGGATCGACGAGCACCGCGACCCCGGCGCCGTCTTCTCGTACGTGCAGGACCACGTCATCGCCCTCGCCCGCGCACACGTCGAACGGCTGGTCCTCGAAGCGTTCGTCGAGAAGGTGCGCGCGCTGCCCGAGAGCGGCAACAAGCGCGCGCTGGGCCTGCTGTGCGACCTGTTCGCCCTGTCGACGATCGAGGCGGACCGCGCCTGGTTCATGGAACACGGCCGGCTGACCGTCCAGCGCTCCAAGGCGATCAGCCGCGAGGTGAACGACCTCTGCCGCAAGGTCCGGCCGCTGGCGGCCGATCTCGTGGACGCCTGGGGCATCCCGGACGAGATGCTGCGCGCGCCGGACCTGGTCGGCTGA